In Oscillatoria acuminata PCC 6304, a single window of DNA contains:
- the tuf gene encoding elongation factor Tu — MARAKFERTKPHVNIGTIGHVDHGKTTLTAAITLTLAALGQAKARKYDEIDAAPEEKQRGITINTAHVEYETTDRHYAHVDCPGHADYVKNMITGAAQMDGAILVVSAADGPMPQTREHILLAKQVGVPNIVVFLNKQDQVDDEELLELVELEVRELLTSYDFPGDDIPIVSGSGLLALEALTKTPGIKKGDNEWVDKIYALMDEVDAYIPTPERAIDKPFLMAVEDVFSITGRGTVATGRIERGKVKVGETVELVGIKNTRSTTVTGVEMFQKILEEGLAGDNVGVLLRGIQKADIERGMVIAKPGSITPHTQFESEVYILKKEEGGRHTPFFSGYRPQFYVRTTDVTGTIKAFTSDEGDEVEMVMPGDRIKMTVELINPIAIEQGMRFAIREGGRTVGAGVVSKILDQPVVAKK, encoded by the coding sequence ATGGCACGCGCAAAATTTGAACGGACTAAACCCCACGTTAACATCGGTACGATCGGTCACGTTGACCACGGTAAAACGACCCTGACCGCAGCAATTACCTTGACCCTTGCTGCTCTCGGTCAAGCCAAAGCCAGAAAGTACGATGAAATCGATGCGGCTCCCGAAGAAAAACAACGGGGGATCACGATTAACACCGCTCACGTGGAATACGAAACCACGGATCGTCACTATGCCCACGTTGACTGCCCGGGTCACGCTGACTATGTGAAAAATATGATCACCGGAGCCGCCCAGATGGATGGCGCAATCCTGGTGGTGTCGGCAGCAGATGGTCCGATGCCTCAGACCCGGGAGCACATTCTGTTGGCAAAACAGGTGGGGGTTCCGAATATCGTTGTGTTCTTGAACAAACAAGACCAAGTTGATGATGAAGAACTCCTGGAACTCGTGGAACTGGAAGTTCGTGAACTCCTCACTTCCTACGATTTCCCCGGTGATGATATTCCGATTGTCTCCGGTTCCGGTCTGTTGGCCCTGGAAGCCTTGACCAAAACCCCCGGTATCAAGAAGGGTGACAATGAGTGGGTTGATAAAATCTACGCCTTGATGGATGAAGTGGATGCTTACATTCCGACTCCGGAACGGGCGATCGATAAGCCGTTCTTGATGGCTGTGGAAGACGTCTTCTCGATTACGGGTCGGGGAACTGTTGCCACGGGCCGGATCGAACGCGGTAAGGTCAAAGTTGGCGAAACCGTGGAATTGGTTGGAATCAAAAACACTCGCAGCACCACGGTGACTGGGGTGGAAATGTTCCAAAAAATCCTAGAAGAAGGTCTGGCTGGAGATAACGTCGGGGTACTGCTCCGGGGGATCCAAAAGGCAGATATCGAGCGCGGGATGGTGATTGCTAAACCCGGTTCGATTACTCCTCACACTCAGTTTGAATCTGAAGTGTATATTCTTAAGAAGGAAGAAGGGGGCCGTCATACGCCGTTTTTCTCCGGCTATCGTCCTCAGTTCTATGTTCGGACGACTGACGTTACCGGAACCATTAAAGCCTTCACCTCCGATGAAGGGGACGAAGTGGAAATGGTCATGCCTGGAGACCGGATTAAGATGACGGTTGAACTGATCAACCCGATCGCCATTGAACAAGGGATGCGCTTCGCCATCCGTGAAGGTGGACGAACCGTCGGCGCGGGTGTGGTCTCTAAAATCCTCGACCAACCCGTAGTAGCCAAGAAGTAA
- the rpsJ gene encoding 30S ribosomal protein S10, with protein sequence MATLQQQKIRIRLKAFDRRLLDTSCEKIVDTANRTNATAVGPIPLPTNRRIYCLLRSPHVDKDSREHFETRTHRRIIDIYQPSSKTIDALMKLDLPAGVDIEVKL encoded by the coding sequence ATGGCAACCTTACAACAGCAAAAAATTCGGATTCGTCTAAAAGCCTTCGATCGCAGATTGCTCGATACTTCCTGCGAAAAAATCGTAGATACCGCGAATCGGACCAACGCCACAGCCGTCGGACCCATTCCTTTACCGACGAACCGACGGATTTATTGTTTACTCCGTTCTCCCCACGTGGATAAAGATTCCCGGGAGCACTTTGAAACCCGGACCCACCGCCGGATTATCGATATCTATCAACCGTCTTCTAAAACGATTGATGCCCTGATGAAACTCGATTTGCCTGCTGGTGTGGATATTGAAGTTAAACTGTAA
- a CDS encoding LON peptidase substrate-binding domain-containing protein has product MQSSSSIAVRELPLFPLPEVVLFPGRPLPLHIFEFRYRIMMNTILESDRRFGVLMWDPVKGQPSSIGCCAEILQYVRLPDDRMKMLTLGQQRFRVLEYVREKPYLVGLVEWLEDQPPEEDLRPLASEVDRLLRDVVRLSGKLMDQTIELPDDIPDLPVELSYWVASNLYGVAAEQQSLLEMLDTGARLERESEILTSTRSHLAARTVLKDTLNE; this is encoded by the coding sequence ATGCAATCCTCCTCCTCGATCGCCGTTCGAGAACTCCCCCTATTTCCCTTGCCCGAAGTCGTACTCTTTCCAGGCCGACCCCTGCCCCTGCACATTTTCGAGTTTCGCTACCGAATTATGATGAACACAATTCTGGAGAGCGATCGCAGATTTGGGGTACTCATGTGGGATCCCGTCAAAGGTCAACCCAGCTCCATCGGGTGCTGTGCGGAAATTCTACAATATGTCCGACTCCCCGATGACCGGATGAAAATGCTCACTCTCGGCCAGCAGAGATTTCGAGTCCTAGAATATGTCCGAGAAAAACCCTATCTTGTCGGTTTAGTCGAATGGCTCGAAGATCAACCCCCTGAGGAAGACCTCCGACCCCTCGCCAGTGAAGTCGATCGCCTCTTACGAGATGTTGTCCGTCTTTCGGGGAAACTCATGGATCAAACCATCGAACTTCCCGATGACATCCCCGATCTCCCGGTGGAACTCTCTTATTGGGTCGCCAGTAACCTCTATGGCGTCGCTGCCGAACAGCAATCCCTTCTCGAAATGCTAGATACCGGAGCCAGACTAGAACGAGAATCAGAAATTCTCACCTCCACCCGCTCTCATCTCGCCGCACGCACCGTCCTCAAAGACACCCTCAATGAGTGA
- the pheA gene encoding prephenate dehydratase — translation MTVSIAYLGPPGTYSEAAAIAYVDQLQQDTGEECLLCPYPSISQTLRAVARSQAQRAVVPVENSLEGSVPMTLDAIWQLDNLQIQRALVLPISHALISPVPELSAIKTVYSHPQALAQCQGWLEQFLPWVQLIPTNSTTEAVQQLEGDRFAAAISSQRAAELYDLPIIAFPINDRPDNCTRFWVVSLQPSPGGAYTSLGFSVPSNLPGALSQPLQVFASRGINLSRIESRPTKRSLGEYLFFLDLECDSRKSSVESAFQELRSHTETLKIFGSYDFVAIKSD, via the coding sequence ATGACTGTATCCATTGCCTATTTAGGGCCTCCAGGCACCTATTCCGAAGCGGCAGCGATCGCTTATGTGGACCAGTTGCAGCAAGATACCGGGGAAGAATGTCTGTTGTGTCCCTATCCCAGTATCTCCCAAACCTTACGCGCTGTTGCCCGATCGCAAGCTCAACGCGCTGTAGTGCCCGTGGAAAATTCCCTGGAAGGCAGTGTGCCGATGACCCTAGATGCCATCTGGCAGTTAGATAATCTGCAAATTCAAAGGGCGCTAGTGTTGCCAATTTCCCATGCCCTGATTTCACCCGTCCCCGAGTTATCAGCAATCAAAACGGTTTATTCTCATCCCCAAGCGTTAGCTCAATGTCAGGGATGGTTGGAACAGTTTCTGCCTTGGGTGCAATTAATTCCGACGAATTCAACCACGGAGGCGGTGCAACAGTTAGAAGGCGATCGCTTCGCTGCTGCAATTTCTTCTCAACGCGCTGCTGAACTTTACGATCTCCCCATCATCGCTTTTCCCATTAACGATCGCCCCGATAACTGCACTCGGTTTTGGGTGGTGAGTTTACAACCCTCTCCCGGGGGGGCTTATACCTCGTTGGGGTTTAGCGTCCCGTCAAATCTTCCCGGTGCGCTTTCTCAACCGCTTCAAGTCTTTGCCAGTCGGGGGATTAATTTAAGTCGGATTGAATCTCGCCCCACGAAGCGATCGCTCGGGGAATATTTGTTTTTTCTGGATTTAGAATGCGATTCTCGAAAATCCTCGGTGGAATCAGCGTTCCAGGAATTACGCTCCCACACGGAAACCCTGAAAATTTTCGGCAGTTACGATTTTGTCGCGATTAAGTCGGATTAG
- a CDS encoding DUF1997 domain-containing protein, whose amino-acid sequence MHTIRFVASQSVSIAVPVQPVPIQHYLRQPQRLIRALVDPTRTEQLGKERFRLKMRPLEFMMLWIQPTVDLRVWAKPDGTVHLVSVGSEIRGIEYIDRRFCLDLVGKLSPVEEGGVTYLKGKADLVVEVDLPPPLWMAPKSLLETTGNGLLKSVLLTIKQRLMHQLLLDYRHWASDATESELAVGSQVLSPNTPPA is encoded by the coding sequence ATGCATACTATCCGGTTTGTCGCGTCTCAGTCTGTGTCCATAGCTGTTCCTGTCCAACCTGTTCCGATTCAACATTACCTGCGCCAACCCCAACGCTTAATTAGAGCCCTTGTGGATCCGACTCGCACCGAACAATTAGGGAAAGAACGGTTTAGATTAAAAATGCGTCCCTTAGAGTTTATGATGCTGTGGATTCAACCCACGGTGGATCTCAGAGTCTGGGCAAAACCGGATGGGACCGTTCATTTAGTTTCCGTGGGGAGTGAAATCCGAGGGATTGAATATATCGATCGCCGCTTTTGCCTGGATTTGGTGGGGAAACTCTCCCCGGTGGAAGAAGGGGGAGTGACTTATTTGAAGGGAAAAGCAGATTTAGTCGTCGAGGTAGATTTGCCCCCGCCCCTGTGGATGGCCCCAAAATCTTTATTAGAAACTACTGGGAATGGATTGCTTAAGAGTGTGTTGCTGACGATTAAGCAACGGTTGATGCACCAGTTGTTGCTGGATTATCGTCATTGGGCATCGGATGCCACCGAGTCGGAGTTGGCGGTGGGGAGTCAGGTGCTCTCGCCGAATACACCCCCGGCATAA
- a CDS encoding DUF1997 domain-containing protein gives MYYQFVATQSVDLAVPQQPVEIERYLQSPERIVRAIADPSCIEQLSSNCYRLRMRPLNFFTLKIEPTVDMKVWADGEGTICLESVGCNLRGIETINEHFQLELSGTMEAYRNQGKTFLGGDAELGLTIYLPPPFSIMPKSMIQSTGNNLLGNVLLKMKQGLMQQLLLDYKIWANAEQGQELVAA, from the coding sequence ATGTACTATCAGTTTGTTGCCACACAATCGGTTGATCTGGCTGTTCCACAGCAACCTGTAGAGATTGAGAGGTATTTGCAGTCCCCTGAACGGATTGTTAGGGCGATCGCAGATCCCAGCTGCATCGAACAGTTAAGTAGCAATTGCTACCGCCTGAGAATGCGCCCCTTAAACTTCTTTACTTTAAAAATCGAACCCACCGTAGACATGAAAGTTTGGGCGGATGGGGAAGGCACAATTTGTTTAGAATCTGTAGGCTGTAATTTGCGTGGGATTGAAACCATTAACGAACATTTTCAGTTAGAACTGAGTGGGACAATGGAAGCCTATCGCAATCAAGGGAAGACTTTTTTAGGAGGGGATGCGGAGTTAGGATTAACCATTTACCTACCCCCACCGTTTTCGATAATGCCAAAATCCATGATTCAAAGTACGGGGAATAATTTACTCGGAAATGTCCTGCTGAAAATGAAGCAAGGATTAATGCAGCAGTTATTATTAGATTACAAAATTTGGGCCAACGCCGAGCAAGGTCAAGAACTGGTGGCGGCATAG
- a CDS encoding recombinase family protein, translated as MYTRVSSRAQQSDLNRQVAGLSSLYPEAEVIAEIGGGLNFTEKKMLTLLGQVLSGNVRMVVIAHKDRLARYA; from the coding sequence ATCTATACCAGAGTTAGTAGTCGCGCCCAGCAAAGCGACCTCAACCGACAGGTTGCCGGACTCTCAAGCCTGTATCCCGAAGCCGAAGTTATCGCAGAAATCGGAGGTGGACTCAACTTCACAGAAAAGAAAATGCTTACCTTATTGGGACAAGTTCTGTCAGGAAATGTCCGCATGGTTGTCATTGCACACAAAGACCGATTGGCAAGATATGCCTGA
- a CDS encoding RNA-guided endonuclease InsQ/TnpB family protein, with amino-acid sequence MPDGTTGLTCFDAGANKTGVNSWFSIRQVSVQNEKWLRTSSPSSTALAPDSPEQVNTKLRSKKIRIYPSPELNKVWRKWLAACRYCYNQAIALSRSGKRLSKLKLRNEVMQSDLPAWVKETPCHIRQNAIFDAYLAWIASPGARFRSCRDSSQAIKFNDANFSLGSWYPRLTKGLTFTASEPIPKTCDQGTQLVFAKGRWFAVFPEPVAVTSTEATGVIALDPGVRTFMTGFDGSRFLEFGSGDIGRITRLCQHLDDLMSRIAKEPNRSRRRRMRQAAQRMRTKIRNLVDEAHKQIAHYLTRNYSVIFLPTFETSNMVAKVKRKIRSKTARAMLTWAHYRFKLTLRHQAEITGTTVVDVTEEYTSKTCTHCGHLHSKLGGSKVFRCPECGFTLPRDWNGAFGIFLKALRDTASVTFNGDSAVVALPGNNRTNVA; translated from the coding sequence ATGCCTGACGGCACAACAGGTTTGACTTGTTTCGATGCGGGAGCGAACAAAACAGGTGTAAACTCGTGGTTCTCAATCAGACAAGTCTCAGTCCAGAATGAGAAATGGTTGAGGACTTCCTCGCCATCCTCTACGGCTTTAGCTCCCGACTCTCCGGAGCAGGTAAATACAAAACTCAGGTCAAAGAAGATCCGGATTTACCCCAGTCCTGAACTAAATAAAGTCTGGCGTAAATGGCTGGCGGCTTGTCGATACTGCTACAACCAAGCAATTGCATTGTCCAGGAGTGGTAAACGACTAAGCAAACTGAAATTACGCAATGAAGTGATGCAGAGTGATTTACCTGCATGGGTCAAAGAAACACCCTGCCACATTCGGCAAAATGCCATATTTGATGCCTATCTCGCCTGGATAGCCAGTCCTGGCGCAAGGTTTAGAAGTTGTCGTGACAGTTCTCAAGCAATTAAGTTCAATGATGCTAATTTCTCTTTAGGGAGTTGGTATCCAAGACTAACGAAAGGATTGACTTTTACCGCTTCTGAACCTATCCCTAAAACTTGTGACCAAGGGACTCAGTTGGTGTTTGCCAAAGGTCGATGGTTTGCGGTTTTCCCTGAACCTGTTGCCGTTACCTCAACTGAAGCTACTGGCGTGATTGCATTAGATCCGGGCGTCCGAACTTTTATGACCGGGTTTGATGGTTCACGATTTTTAGAATTTGGCTCCGGAGATATAGGACGCATCACTCGGCTATGCCAACATCTGGATGATTTGATGAGCAGAATCGCCAAGGAACCTAATCGTTCACGGCGACGCCGGATGAGGCAAGCGGCTCAACGAATGAGAACCAAAATCCGCAATCTAGTTGATGAGGCCCACAAACAAATTGCTCACTACTTGACTCGTAACTACAGTGTAATTTTTCTGCCGACCTTCGAGACTTCCAACATGGTTGCCAAGGTGAAGCGGAAAATCAGATCTAAGACTGCCCGAGCAATGCTAACATGGGCGCATTATCGATTCAAACTAACCCTGAGACATCAAGCGGAAATAACTGGAACCACAGTTGTAGATGTGACCGAAGAATACACCAGTAAAACCTGTACTCACTGTGGTCACCTTCATTCTAAACTAGGTGGCTCAAAAGTGTTCCGTTGTCCTGAGTGTGGTTTCACTCTACCACGAGACTGGAATGGTGCTTTTGGAATCTTTCTAAAAGCTTTGCGGGATACCGCCTCTGTTACCTTCAACGGTGATAGTGCTGTCGTCGCATTGCCCGGGAACAACCGGACAAATGTCGCGTAA
- a CDS encoding helix-turn-helix domain-containing protein, producing the protein MANTLKLDIKEPADELKTRFKKETNAQKKERLHALYLLKSGKVTTLESLSRLLSRDTSTLYRWFQKYKQEGLDGLLKVYKPAGRPITIPPEALEKLKLRIQSDEGFNSYGEIQSWLKEACGVDVDYHVVYRAVRYKFKGKFKSNRRSRSRRNSPLSGLQLSSFN; encoded by the coding sequence ATGGCGAATACCCTCAAGTTAGATATCAAAGAACCAGCGGATGAACTTAAAACTCGTTTCAAAAAAGAGACGAACGCTCAAAAAAAAGAAAGACTACACGCTTTGTACTTACTAAAATCCGGTAAAGTCACCACCTTAGAATCACTTTCCAGACTGCTATCGAGAGATACCTCAACCCTCTATCGCTGGTTTCAGAAGTACAAACAAGAAGGATTAGACGGATTACTCAAAGTTTATAAACCCGCTGGCAGACCGATTACCATTCCCCCAGAGGCCCTAGAAAAACTGAAATTAAGAATTCAAAGCGATGAAGGATTTAACAGTTATGGAGAGATTCAATCTTGGTTGAAAGAAGCCTGCGGAGTTGATGTAGATTATCATGTGGTGTATCGAGCCGTGCGCTATAAATTTAAAGGAAAATTCAAGTCTAACAGGCGGTCAAGGTCGAGAAGAAATTCTCCGCTTTCAGGGTTGCAACTTAGCTCCTTTAATTAA
- a CDS encoding chemotaxis protein CheC, inhibitor of MCP methylation gives MLLTETQKNGLTEFTKMALARRTAASLSELIGFPVVVQVSNASLHPLSGLVTEFSELLPNKFATIHQLFTGSITGDALLLVDYYAALMLSNVFRQNSEILPQCLDGSACEILTEVGNIVLNAYLGMLSKMLQRQLSFSIPSFDIEHLLSLTESLTLGKNEFRYALVVDTLLQFHDKSVPSHLVFVSSVVSISCLIKAIETWASIAIPCS, from the coding sequence ATGTTACTGACTGAAACACAAAAAAATGGATTAACTGAATTTACCAAAATGGCCTTAGCCCGACGGACCGCTGCTTCTCTTTCGGAACTGATTGGTTTCCCGGTCGTCGTCCAAGTCTCTAATGCTTCCCTTCATCCGCTCAGTGGATTGGTCACTGAATTTTCGGAACTTTTACCGAATAAATTTGCGACAATTCATCAGTTATTTACGGGTTCTATTACCGGGGATGCTTTGTTGTTAGTGGATTATTACGCTGCCTTGATGTTGTCTAATGTATTCAGGCAAAATTCGGAAATCCTCCCTCAGTGCCTCGATGGGTCAGCTTGTGAGATTTTAACCGAAGTCGGAAATATTGTTTTAAATGCCTATTTAGGGATGTTAAGCAAAATGCTTCAGCGACAACTGTCGTTTTCTATTCCCTCCTTTGATATTGAACACCTCCTTTCCCTGACTGAATCTCTCACCCTGGGAAAGAATGAATTTCGTTACGCTCTCGTGGTCGATACTTTGTTACAATTTCATGATAAATCTGTACCCAGTCATCTCGTTTTTGTGTCCAGTGTTGTCTCCATTTCCTGCTTAATTAAAGCGATTGAAACTTGGGCCTCGATCGCCATTCCTTGTTCGTAG
- a CDS encoding protein-glutamate methylesterase/protein-glutamine glutaminase, with protein sequence MNKIVRVLVVDDSAYVRKVVKQMLSRSPFIEVVGTSRDGAEALEAIATLNPDVVTLDLIMPEMDGVEFLRQQMARRPIPVVIISIASEGGEQVLAALDAGAVDFLQKPTALANEKIFEISNELIEKVKAAANVPLNRLPVMSERPIQLSKMVPSSPPSGVVDLVAIGISTGGPQALAFLIGQLPADLPVPVAIVLHMPVGYTAMYAKRLNEMSLMKVVEASEGDLLQPGVVFIASAGRHLSFVRHSDGTVRTHLDARPFDTLHRPSVDVMFQSAAEVFGDRVLGVVMTGMGSDGTQGSAWIKSRGGSIFTEAEESCIVYGMPRSVVEAGLSDRSIPLNGMAQAILNRL encoded by the coding sequence ATGAATAAAATTGTACGAGTTTTGGTAGTAGATGATTCAGCTTATGTCCGTAAGGTAGTCAAGCAAATGCTATCCCGTTCTCCATTTATTGAAGTGGTAGGAACGTCCCGAGACGGAGCGGAAGCATTGGAGGCGATCGCCACCCTAAACCCCGATGTGGTTACTTTAGACTTGATCATGCCGGAAATGGACGGAGTGGAATTTTTGCGCCAACAAATGGCCCGTCGTCCTATTCCCGTGGTGATTATTAGTATTGCCAGTGAAGGGGGGGAACAGGTCCTCGCGGCATTGGATGCTGGGGCGGTTGACTTCTTACAAAAGCCGACGGCATTGGCGAATGAAAAGATTTTTGAGATCAGCAATGAGTTGATTGAAAAGGTGAAAGCTGCTGCCAATGTTCCCCTCAACCGCCTGCCGGTGATGTCGGAACGTCCGATTCAATTGAGCAAGATGGTGCCTTCCTCCCCGCCATCCGGGGTTGTGGACCTTGTGGCAATCGGGATTTCTACCGGGGGTCCCCAGGCCCTAGCTTTTTTAATTGGTCAGTTGCCGGCAGATTTACCCGTCCCGGTGGCGATCGTCTTACATATGCCCGTGGGTTATACCGCGATGTATGCAAAACGACTCAATGAGATGTCGTTGATGAAGGTTGTAGAAGCCTCGGAAGGGGACCTGCTCCAACCTGGGGTTGTGTTCATCGCCTCTGCCGGACGGCATTTATCGTTTGTTCGCCATAGTGATGGCACCGTGAGGACACACCTGGATGCTCGTCCCTTCGATACGCTCCATCGTCCTTCGGTGGATGTGATGTTTCAATCTGCCGCAGAGGTGTTTGGCGATCGCGTTTTGGGGGTAGTGATGACGGGGATGGGGTCCGATGGCACTCAAGGTTCGGCTTGGATTAAATCTCGTGGCGGCTCCATTTTTACGGAAGCGGAGGAAAGCTGTATCGTCTACGGAATGCCGCGATCGGTTGTCGAAGCGGGCTTAAGTGACCGCTCTATACCCTTAAATGGCATGGCACAGGCGATTCTTAACCGGCTGTAA
- a CDS encoding CheR family methyltransferase: protein MRFFPQPLQLTDSVFTILRDLIHERSGLHYENDKRDILADKLTPRVIERGLNSFLDYYYLLKYDESAQDEWKSLIDVLSVQETFFWRESDALTALVEVVLPQYLAERRGAFNPGGSYSFSSKPLRIWSSACATGEEPLSIGMALEEGGWFERLPIELYASDAAAGAIAKARKGVYRERSFRNFPASLQEKYFTKSEFGWQVSSNLHKRIQWNVANLMNGSEIERFSQSDIIFCRNVFIYFSPNSIRKTVDYFYQKMPDRAYLFLGSSESLLKLNSDFELQEIGGAFVYVKNKSI, encoded by the coding sequence ATGAGATTTTTTCCACAGCCTTTACAGTTGACAGATAGTGTGTTTACTATTCTGCGCGATTTGATTCATGAACGGTCCGGTTTACACTATGAAAATGACAAGCGGGATATTTTAGCGGATAAACTGACTCCTCGCGTGATTGAGCGCGGGTTGAATTCATTTTTAGATTATTACTATCTGCTAAAATACGATGAGAGCGCCCAGGATGAGTGGAAGTCTCTCATTGATGTTCTTTCAGTACAGGAAACCTTTTTTTGGAGAGAAAGCGATGCATTAACGGCTCTAGTTGAGGTGGTGTTACCTCAGTATTTGGCGGAGCGTCGAGGGGCTTTTAACCCCGGGGGTTCTTACTCGTTTTCCTCCAAACCACTGCGGATTTGGAGTTCTGCCTGTGCTACGGGAGAAGAACCCCTCTCGATTGGTATGGCTTTGGAGGAAGGGGGATGGTTTGAACGCTTACCCATTGAATTGTATGCCTCCGATGCCGCTGCTGGGGCGATCGCCAAAGCTCGAAAGGGGGTTTACCGAGAACGTTCTTTTCGCAACTTTCCGGCCTCTCTCCAAGAGAAATACTTTACCAAATCGGAATTCGGTTGGCAAGTCTCTTCCAATCTACATAAACGCATTCAATGGAATGTTGCCAATTTAATGAATGGGTCAGAAATTGAACGATTCAGTCAATCGGATATCATTTTTTGCCGGAATGTATTTATTTACTTCTCCCCGAATTCTATTCGTAAAACTGTTGATTATTTTTATCAAAAGATGCCTGATCGCGCTTATTTGTTTTTAGGTTCTTCTGAATCTCTTCTCAAATTAAATAGCGATTTTGAATTGCAAGAAATAGGGGGTGCATTTGTTTATGTAAAGAATAAATCTATTTGA